A single window of Flagellimonas maritima DNA harbors:
- the gyrB gene encoding DNA topoisomerase (ATP-hydrolyzing) subunit B, translating to MSEEAKKNQYSADSIQALEGMEHVRMRPSMYIGDVGVRGLHHLVYEVVDNSIDEAMGGHCDSIQVTINEDNSITTKDNGRGIPVGLHKKEGVSALEVVMTKIGAGGKFDKDSYKVSGGLHGVGVSVVNALSVHLKATVYREGKVWEQEYERGKTLYPVKSVGESSETGTVVTFMPDDTIFSQTIEYNYETLSNRMRELSYLNKGITITLTDKRNKDEKGEYISETFYSEEGLKEFIKFLDGNREPLIKSVIAMEGEKNGIPVEVAMVYNTGYTENLHSYVNNINTHEGGTHLSGFRRGLTSTLKKYADGSGMLDKLKFEVAGDDFREGLTAIVSVKVAEPQFEGQTKTKLGNREVTSAVSQAVSEMLTNYLEEHPDDAKSVVQKVILAAQARHAAAKAREMVQRKNPMTGGGLPGKLSDCSEQDPTKCEVFLVEGDSAGGTAKQGRDRNFQAILPLRGKILNVEKAMQHKVFENEEIKNIYTALGVTIGTEEDSKALNLEKLRYHKVVIMCDADVDGSHIETLILTFFFRYMRELIEGGHVYIATPPLYLVKKGTKRRYAWNDEERDEIVASMNGGAGIQRYKGLGEMNAEQLWDTTMNPEFRTLRQVSIDNATESDRIFSMLMGDEVPPRREFIEKNAVYANIDV from the coding sequence ATGAGCGAAGAAGCTAAAAAAAATCAATACTCGGCAGATAGTATTCAGGCCCTTGAAGGCATGGAACATGTGCGTATGCGACCCTCCATGTATATTGGTGACGTAGGTGTTAGAGGATTGCATCATTTGGTATATGAAGTAGTTGATAATTCCATTGATGAGGCTATGGGTGGTCACTGCGATAGCATCCAAGTTACCATCAATGAAGACAATTCCATTACAACAAAGGATAATGGTAGGGGAATTCCCGTCGGACTCCATAAAAAGGAAGGGGTCTCTGCCTTGGAAGTGGTTATGACCAAGATTGGTGCAGGTGGAAAGTTTGATAAAGACTCATATAAGGTTTCCGGTGGTTTGCATGGTGTCGGGGTTTCAGTGGTAAATGCGCTATCTGTTCATTTAAAAGCAACTGTATATAGGGAAGGCAAAGTATGGGAACAGGAATATGAAAGGGGAAAAACCCTGTATCCGGTAAAAAGTGTTGGTGAGAGCTCAGAAACAGGTACCGTAGTCACCTTTATGCCAGATGATACGATTTTTTCACAAACCATAGAATATAATTATGAGACCCTTTCAAATAGAATGCGTGAGCTGTCTTATTTGAACAAGGGAATCACTATAACGCTGACAGATAAGAGGAATAAAGACGAAAAAGGAGAATACATTTCTGAAACGTTCTATTCTGAAGAAGGTTTAAAGGAGTTCATCAAGTTTTTGGACGGAAATCGGGAGCCACTTATTAAAAGTGTAATCGCCATGGAAGGTGAGAAGAATGGTATTCCCGTAGAAGTGGCCATGGTTTACAACACAGGTTACACCGAGAATCTTCATTCCTATGTGAACAATATCAATACCCATGAAGGTGGAACGCATTTGTCAGGATTTAGAAGAGGACTAACTTCAACATTAAAGAAATATGCAGACGGTTCAGGAATGCTGGACAAGCTCAAGTTTGAAGTGGCAGGGGATGATTTTCGTGAAGGACTTACAGCAATAGTTTCCGTAAAAGTTGCCGAGCCCCAATTTGAAGGACAGACCAAAACAAAATTGGGTAACCGTGAGGTTACAAGTGCCGTAAGTCAGGCCGTATCCGAAATGTTGACCAATTATTTGGAAGAACACCCGGACGATGCCAAATCAGTCGTTCAAAAAGTAATTCTTGCTGCCCAAGCACGCCACGCAGCCGCCAAGGCCCGAGAAATGGTACAGCGTAAAAACCCAATGACTGGGGGTGGCCTTCCAGGAAAGCTATCCGATTGTTCTGAACAAGACCCAACTAAATGTGAAGTCTTTTTGGTAGAGGGAGATTCCGCGGGCGGTACCGCAAAGCAAGGAAGGGATAGAAACTTTCAGGCAATATTGCCGTTACGTGGCAAAATATTGAATGTTGAAAAAGCCATGCAGCACAAGGTTTTTGAAAATGAAGAAATCAAGAATATTTACACTGCACTTGGTGTAACCATTGGTACCGAAGAAGATAGCAAAGCATTGAACCTGGAGAAACTGCGCTATCACAAAGTAGTGATCATGTGTGATGCCGACGTAGATGGTAGCCACATTGAAACCTTGATTCTTACTTTCTTCTTTAGGTATATGCGAGAACTTATAGAGGGAGGGCATGTTTACATTGCAACACCACCACTATATTTAGTAAAAAAAGGCACAAAGCGCAGATACGCATGGAATGATGAGGAGCGTGATGAAATAGTAGCATCAATGAATGGAGGAGCTGGTATTCAACGTTATAAAGGTCTTGGTGAAATGAACGCTGAGCAATTGTGGGATACTACAATGAATCCAGAGTTTAGGACATTACGTCAAGTGAGCATAGATAATGCTACGGAATCTGACCGTATATTCTCTATGTTAATGGGAGATGAAGTGCCTCCAAGACGTGAATTTATTGAGAAAAATGCTGTCTATGCGAACATAGACGTATAA